In a single window of the Deltaproteobacteria bacterium genome:
- a CDS encoding dihydroorotate dehydrogenase, with translation MVENENPKTDLSVKIAGLDLKNPVLTASGTFGYGLEFSPLFDLNLLGGIVTKGLSLNPSAGNPPPRIVETPCGMLNAIGLENVGLDAFLAEKLPRLKDFDTVVIANIYGKTLEDYVELARRLNDAEKVEGIEVNISCPNVKAGGVAFGVDPIAAAQVIGAVRRVSTKTIIAKLSPNVTSIAVIARAVEDAGADAVSLINTLTGIAVNIDTRRPVLANVTGGLSGPAIKPVGLRMVWEAARAIKIPVIGIGGIVTAKDALEYLLVGASAVQVGTANFVDPLASVKIVEGIEKFCLEKGIGRITDFIGALEN, from the coding sequence ATGGTGGAAAACGAAAATCCGAAAACCGATCTATCGGTCAAAATCGCGGGGCTCGATTTAAAAAATCCGGTGCTCACCGCAAGCGGCACCTTTGGTTACGGCCTGGAATTTTCGCCGCTTTTTGATCTGAACCTTTTGGGCGGAATCGTCACCAAGGGCCTTTCCCTAAATCCATCAGCCGGAAACCCGCCGCCGCGCATAGTTGAAACCCCATGCGGAATGCTTAACGCCATCGGCCTTGAAAACGTGGGGCTCGACGCCTTTCTGGCCGAAAAGCTGCCCAGGCTCAAAGATTTTGATACCGTGGTAATCGCCAACATCTACGGCAAGACCCTGGAAGACTACGTGGAGCTTGCCCGAAGGCTTAACGACGCGGAAAAGGTGGAGGGAATCGAGGTCAACATCTCCTGCCCCAACGTAAAAGCGGGCGGCGTGGCCTTCGGCGTGGACCCCATCGCGGCGGCCCAGGTGATAGGGGCGGTGCGCAGGGTGAGCACAAAAACCATAATCGCCAAGCTCTCTCCAAACGTCACATCCATCGCCGTGATTGCCCGAGCCGTTGAAGACGCCGGGGCGGACGCGGTGAGCCTCATAAACACCCTTACCGGAATTGCGGTGAACATTGACACCCGCCGCCCGGTGCTTGCCAACGTCACAGGTGGGCTGTCCGGCCCGGCCATCAAGCCCGTGGGGCTGCGCATGGTGTGGGAGGCGGCCCGCGCCATAAAAATTCCCGTGATCGGCATAGGTGGAATCGTCACGGCCAAAGACGCCCTGGAGTACCTTCTTGTGGGGGCCTCGGCTGTTCAAGTGGGAACAGCCAATTTCGTTGACCCTCTGGCCTCGGTGAAAATCGTGGAGGGAATCGAAAAATTTTGCCTGGAAAAGGGAATAGGGCGGATAACGGATTTCATCGGCGCGCTTGAAAACTGA
- a CDS encoding methyltransferase domain-containing protein yields MHPQPTEKELSELYSNRDYFCHESFYSGDNKTIYGYADYFAERMNKQSRYGRIAQKCMHLLTEGLSGNEKKRLLEVGSGPGFFLEEAHKAGFSVEGIEFNPEIIAECRRNHPFPVVCEDYLKIEARPDSYDCIVMLDVLEHFPDPFSAVKKAFTELVPGGVLVISTVDSGSCVSRLLGKRLEDFRRVREHLFFFNRSNIAQLLRQQGFLVLSTSSIGHTFILGHLYERLRLMYPTRARIPAFLKSLGERLKNRTISINPRTKMILFAQKPSLAHSRLVSEHIRKDLAHMDGYDNYYRHLMAGVADLVRGKTIMELGCGTGNAMEKLMDMGAWSVTGLDKDGQSIKKARERLDRAGYGDLCRCLVMDTDSERGELSRLIRLNRPDVVFSFNFFEHTMDDLGLVRAIYRSMETGSRLVSIVPAGSRLYNRLDEAYLHHRRYDERDVRLRFAPFSIQRIYRLGFLKGLGWYFLGNRPYKGLAGHLANYNLLFNLDRAIDRAFGNRVPMGATWVLVHEKNDRRSVFIF; encoded by the coding sequence ATGCATCCCCAGCCGACCGAAAAGGAGCTCAGCGAACTTTATTCCAACCGCGATTACTTCTGCCACGAATCATTTTACAGCGGCGACAACAAGACAATATACGGTTACGCCGATTACTTCGCCGAACGGATGAACAAACAAAGCCGGTATGGCCGGATCGCGCAAAAATGTATGCACCTGCTTACCGAAGGCTTGTCGGGCAATGAAAAAAAGCGGCTCCTGGAAGTGGGAAGCGGCCCCGGCTTTTTTCTGGAGGAGGCTCACAAGGCCGGTTTTTCCGTTGAGGGGATCGAGTTCAACCCCGAAATCATAGCCGAATGCCGAAGAAATCACCCATTCCCTGTTGTTTGCGAAGACTATCTGAAAATTGAGGCCAGGCCCGACTCCTATGACTGCATAGTCATGCTGGATGTCCTTGAGCATTTTCCCGACCCGTTTTCCGCAGTGAAAAAGGCCTTCACCGAGCTTGTTCCGGGCGGGGTTCTGGTGATCTCCACCGTTGATTCGGGAAGCTGTGTGTCCAGGCTTCTGGGAAAACGCCTGGAGGACTTTCGCCGGGTAAGGGAGCATCTGTTTTTCTTCAACCGCTCCAACATCGCCCAGCTTTTGAGGCAACAGGGCTTTCTCGTCCTTTCAACCAGTTCAATAGGCCACACGTTCATTTTGGGGCACCTGTACGAAAGGCTGCGGCTGATGTATCCAACCAGGGCCAGAATTCCCGCCTTCCTGAAATCCCTGGGCGAAAGGCTGAAAAACAGGACCATCTCCATAAACCCCCGAACCAAAATGATCCTTTTCGCCCAAAAGCCCTCCCTGGCCCACAGTCGGCTCGTTTCGGAGCATATCCGCAAAGACCTCGCCCACATGGACGGCTACGACAATTACTACCGGCATCTCATGGCGGGCGTGGCCGACCTCGTCCGGGGCAAAACCATAATGGAGCTTGGTTGCGGCACCGGAAACGCCATGGAAAAACTCATGGACATGGGAGCCTGGTCTGTAACGGGCCTGGACAAGGACGGCCAATCCATCAAAAAGGCAAGGGAGCGCCTGGACAGGGCGGGATACGGCGATCTTTGCCGATGCCTTGTAATGGACACCGATTCGGAGCGAGGGGAGCTTTCCAGGCTGATCCGGCTGAATCGGCCCGACGTGGTTTTTTCATTCAATTTTTTTGAGCACACCATGGACGACCTTGGCCTTGTGAGAGCCATTTACCGGAGCATGGAAACCGGCTCCAGGCTGGTAAGCATTGTGCCTGCCGGGAGCAGGTTGTACAACCGCTTGGACGAGGCCTACCTTCACCACAGGCGTTACGATGAACGCGACGTGCGGCTTCGGTTCGCGCCTTTCTCGATCCAAAGGATTTACAGGCTTGGATTTCTGAAGGGCCTTGGATGGTATTTTCTGGGCAACCGGCCATACAAGGGCCTGGCCGGGCACCTCGCCAATTACAATCTCCTGTTCAACCTGGACAGGGCTATAGACAGGGCGTTCGGAAACCGGGTCCCAATGGGTGCGACCTGGGTTCTTGTCCATGAAAAAAATGACCGGCGTAGTGTCTTTATCTTCTGA